The segment CGTATTGCTTGGGAGACAGGATCTGTGCCAATATTTGTGTGTTGGGTAGAGAATTCTTTTGGTGAAAGAAAATAACGTATTATATTTTTGGGGAGGCAGTTAGAACTTTATATAATAGTCTAATTGTCAATCATTAACCGCCAATAACTGTCCTTTGGCAGTTAAGAAAATCGGGTCGGGTCAACCTATCATAGGTGGACCCGGGTCCAATataaagaaatttctttttgtGTCCCTTTCTTGTATTCATTCAAagttaataatgaaatttaaaaagataaggTAGACTACTTCAATTTTGTCAATCATGTAGTTTTCGgagacataatttttttgcagCTTGCTCCTTGATGATGTGGAAAATAGATATTCTGCAACTGCAATCAGCAAATTAGTTTCTCACACAGTTGCAGAGTAGGACACACAATTAttcacttaattatttattaaaaaattcaatcaaatataatttttatatatattaaaaagttacaatttattatttaattcgatttaaaaattatgtaaactgtaattttaaaaaattttaatttaaactaaattataatttttaaacaattaatttaattttacaatttaaagtaaattataCACGTCAGATTTTaactttaacataaaaaattcccGCCATCATCCGTGTGTCCACTCCGTCACATCATATATTGCCACGTCAGATTTTATCTCAATAATGTAGTGGCATTATAtcttcttaaaaatattaatcctCAGTAGCTTTCACCACCACCCATTTACCGCTTGAGGCTGCGGACTGAGAATCGGGCATATTTACTTCTCTTGAACACTTATCATTATTGTTCATGACGTTGGAGCTTTCAGAGATGGACGACTATGGGATAAACTGCTCACTTCCATACAAATACGGTGACGGATCAACTGTTTTTGTGACGACAAAGGCAAAAAAGCTATGGGATATATTCGGGATCAGAAGTCTACTACTATTGAGTCTTGGAGCACAAACCATTCTTACCATCTTCGGCAATCGTAGAAGGTACCGTTTCAGATATCCGACCCGATTTTTCCTTTGGTTGTCCTACTTGACGGCAAGTCCCGTGGTAACATTGGCATTGGGCAAGCTTTCAGGAATTAATGGTGAGGCTTTTGATGTGAAAGGAAATCAGCTAGTGCGTAACGAATTCTTTGACCAATATCTCGCCTACTCAGCTTGGTTTGCACCATTCCTTTTGCTGCAAATTGGTAGCCCTAATGTTATTTCTTACTCCGTTGAGgataataagttaaagtttaggCAACTTATTGGGCTAACCATCCAGGTCGCCATCTCACTTTGGATCTTTTCTAAATCACTTGGATATTGGGGTAACATACTCAATATACTTTTGTATGCAGCTGGAATAGTTAAAGTTGCAGAGAGACTCCGAGCTCTCTGGTCAATAAGTATTACTGAAAATGTCGTGATAGCTAGTTTTGCAAAAAATGATATTCGAACAGAAGAAACCACACTTGAGTCTAGCTCATTTTCCAATTATTCTCATGATCTGTTTCTGCTTGTGAAGGCCTATCAACGCTTTGATCGATTAAAGCCTTATCTTGAGAATTGGATAGGCCATCCTTCATCAGTTTATCTTTCTTCGATGCGTGTAGAAGACTGTCCTCCTGAGGATGTTTTCAGGATCACAGAATCTGAGCTTAGCTTTATGTATGATGTGCTCTACACGAAGGCGTCCATTAGCTATTCCAACAAAAGTTTATGGGGTcgcatcattttctttcttgctctAGCTTTGCTTTTGGTGATATTAACTATATTTTGGTTTGTTGGGTCAGGTTTTCCAGGTGTAGATGACATAATTCTCTTACTTTGTTTATTAGGAGTAACTGTACTTGAAATTTATGAGATGAAGGAGTTTTTGTTCTCAGATTGGGTAGTACTTCAAATGAGGAAACAAAATAGGAGCACATTTATCAGCAGATCCATATCGAGAATTGCTCCAAAAATTCCAAGAAAGAATCATAGGTGGTCTCATTGCATAGATCAATTCAACTTACCAAGCTATTGTCTTTATGAAGATACTACAAAGCTTGGCGGGTTGATTAGAAGAATTTTCAAGGTCAAGGGCTACTACAAGGAGTACATGAAGTATTGTGTCAAGAAACACAATCCAGTCCCTAAAGAGTTGAAGAAGCTGATACTAGAACAAATTCTGGAGGTAAGAGCTCAAAGAGGCTGGCAATCTTTCTCTAAAAGGGGGGAAGAGGCTCTTGAAAGATGTAACTGTCTCCAAGATTTGGAATGGAGTATTCAAACAGATTTTGATACCCCAGCAAAGAAGCAAACAAATTTCGGCAAAGCCATTATTATATGGCACATTGCCACCACAGTTTGCTACTATTTAGATGATGGTGCATCAGAAAGTACCTTAAATCACCCCTTATGTAAAATGAGCAAAGTTTTATCAGATTATATGATGTATCTTTTGGGCATGATTCTTGATATGTTATCTATTGTTACTGGTGACCTTCTCTTTCATGGTGCTTGTGCTCAAGTCGATGAATTTTTTAAGTCAAAACAATCAAAGGATGAAGCGACATTGTGCGGGAATTTACTAGTTGAAACTTATTTCCAAGGAATTCCCAATAACAATGTGTTTACATCAGATTGGAATGTATTGCTTCAGGTGCaaaaattggcaaaaatattGCAAGAGAGGGACGAGAAATGGAGTATTATAAGTAGTGTTTGGGTGGAAATGTTGTTTTATGCTGCGATTAATTGTCCTTGGACTCTCCATGCAGAGCAACTTAGGAAAGGTGGAGAATTGTTCACTCATATTTGGCTTCTGCTTGAGCATGAGAAAGATCAGCCCCATGATTTGTCCCTTGAATTGTAATATGTGGTTTAAGAGAGTTGTATGTCAACATTTTATTATGTGCATGAGTATGGTGTTAGAGTGGATGTTCTAAAGtgttgatttattaatattgatttgtatttgtgtcatgtttatttcatatttagtAAATTAGACAAATGTCTATGGTAATACTGTCTTAAGGGAATCAATGTGTATCAATGATCATAAGAACCTTATGTGCACACATGATAGTCATTTTGGAAATGTTTGTACTCTCACTAATATTTTGACCTATGACACAAATAATATGGTTAAGACTATCTAAATGTTGAGTAACTATACTAAAAGGTAGTGATAAGtctcatttatcaaaattattcattgaCAATCTAGTCTAACACATAGATGGCATGTTGAATAAACATGTTCATTAGACGAATCTATCAAAACGATTTAATATGGATAGTAAAACTAGTGTTTATGGAACATATTCTGACAAACGATaatacatgtaattttttttatttgaggttactaaattattttacacATGGATCAGCATAGTTTGACACCAATCCAATAGTTCATAAGAAATAATGATCATAATAGTGGTAATTAGCTATACTGAGagatatataaaaactatagtgaatcaataaatgatttgtcACTCTCAAGTACAagattatatatttcttttaaaccTACTCACAAATATCAACGTCCACTTAAATTTGTgatcacaataaaattaggttgttattcaatttaatattatccatgaAAACACCCACTATTGTGTTATACTATATTGTCACTTATTTAAGCTAGATTATAAAAAGAACAATAAATAGCGATAAaagatatttggatttttaaattatcgCAAGAGATCAATAATACCCTTCATAAAGGGTGTAAGTGTTATTCCATATGAGTGGAATTATACTCTcagattttcttattgaatgaaccaagtttttttcaattcttttttttttttttttggccaaggGGAGACCTTAGCGATTTTGTGATTGTTTACCAATCAAAATCTAAGTTTCGATTTTAAGAAGTTTACTTATAATGAATGCAAATCTCACTTCTTTTCGTATTTATGTTTAGTTTTGAACATAGAACAAGAAATGAATGAATTTCTCAGCAAAATGTCTCTTAAATGAGACAAAAGCAACAGTTCCATgagtgataattttaattttgtaaaaatggCAATAAAATGTCTAATAGTATGGATATTGATATACAAttctaaccttttttttttttttctgttcactATTGCTTAAAATTTCCTTGGTTATAATCATTCAAATTTAGCAAGCTTAAAATATGTACAAGAAATAATCAAACTACATGCCAAAATAAATGTGATGAATGAAAATATTGATAGCAACAAACAAACATCTCTCTTAATACCAGTAAGAAACGCCTAAAAATTAGGTAAAATGACTCTAAATTCCAATCAATGAAATAAGAGACAATTTAAACACCAAGattaaagattataaaataatcatttagtgATGAATAAGACATTTTTGTCATGCAACTCATTAAATAACCTATACCAGGAAGATAAAATTCATACGATTTCTtgcacaaaaattaaaataaccaaaaatagttaataaaatttgtagagTTATAGATTTCACTTAAGTGCACATCACTGGTTAAGGGAATCGAATTGAAAGAAACAGGCTAATGAAGATAGTCTGAAGGACGCAGACTGGAATGAGAGTGGGTCTAACATTTACTTactaaaagattttgaattttaagggtAGGCCTAGGTGCTGGTTCTGCCACAGCATGAATAATAAAgccatatttttattctattttcattgAATTACAAACCTCCCATATATTCTATTACATTGATGAGAAACAAATTTTGTGTTTGAGTATACTACGTTAATTTGAATAGGTTTCaagaattaatttgattttaagccTTGAAAGTGTATAGGCCAAGCTTTGAAACAAGGATATTAATGATACAGAAAAAAACTAGGAGGTTTTATGGAAATTTGCTATGTAAACTTAAATGTATAAATTGGGAATGTATGTGAAAATATTGTAAGCTAAGGGGTCAAacaaatttgttatattgatgTTAACCATAGAACTAGGATTTCATGCTAGAAAGTTTGGTATATATGTGCTAAACTTTAAATATGGGGTATATGATAGATATAAAAGCTGGGGGGTTTTCTGTCATTTTCATTTATGGCAATACAAAGTTTAATTTGGGCGTGCATGTAATAATTATAAGCTCAAAggcaaaaaaaattgttatactaATGTTTAACCCTAGACTCGAGATTTCATGCTCGTCATACTTTAAATATGAGGGgtaaattgttaaatataaaagccatagggtttttataaatttcctatGTGGTGCTAGGAAGTTTAATTTGATGGTGCATATGTAAACATTATAAGCTAAGGaggcttaaaatatttttttatactgaTGTATAACCCTAAACATGAGAGTTCACAAGAAAAAGTTTTGCCTATATGCCAAATTTTACATGAGGGTAAATTTATAGAAATagaatatatacttttattgtaattatccTTTATAGCACTAGTTAGATTAATTTAGGGGAGTATAtgcaacttttaaaaactaagagGGCAAAACTTGTGTTACCGAGGGAAATTATGATAAAACCCcgtagattttatatatatacttaacaaCCCACCCACTTAGTAGATATCAAATATTAGCAttccaatataaaatttagcGGGAACACtatatttcatgaaaatatttagtttttatttttgcacCTACACCCTTGAAAAAACCATTGAAAACCCCTTATAGTCTTAAACCTTGCACTTTGCTTCCAAATTGAAGTTCCGTGTTTCATGTTTGAAATTAACTTGTACACTAAACTTCTAGAAAATGTCTTCAGCTCATCAAAATTTTGCAATCTTGtctataattttaacaatacaatttattaaataaaaaagaaaaaaagaagtaagTATAGAAATTCTTATCTAGATTAAGCGATATTTCCTACTTGAATTTgtatgttaaaagaaaatgacaattaagATTGGAgaattttatagttattattGTAACTTTAGGAATAGATGCGTCAATTGAGTTAGGTTGGCCCAAAGCATAAGTTAAAGTCTAGGAAAAAAGCCTGATATGGAAGGGTCTAACACACTAATGTACCAGGTCAGACGTAGGCCTAAGCAATAAGCCTATGGGTCAAGCCTACATGACTTGTTACTATTGAGGgttttaaaaaggaaattatatttgaaGGGCAGAAaccattcaaattaatttttttcttatataaacccaACACCTGTCCCTCCTTCCTTTTACAAATTTCATTATTCTCTcacaaatctcaatctctcaatctttctttattttcaatctcattttttctaatCAACTCTCATTCTAAAactatctaaattcacaaacaataattttctgtatttataatttcgttttcatttcacttttgttaataaaaaatatttaacaaataaattcattgttaaatgaattcaatccatttgactATTATCATGTTAGCgctaatgatattattgatgatgcataaTGTAGAACAGGTGGAGCACTAACTGATGAAAGTGGTACAAACACAAActcaacaaagagaaaaagaaagcaaaagttaATGATGTGGGATCACTTcgatcaaatataaaaaatgatcaaaggaaaagaaattcaCCGAGTAGTATGTAAACACTGCAGTTCATGTTTAACAAGTACAAGTGACACAGGACATTTTTGCCAACATATTactgattattgtaaaaaacGTTTGTATTAGGAAAGATGTTTGTATGttgttatcaatatttttattcatcaattttattttaataaaattatatgtatttaattttaattacccaATTAGATACTTAGATGATATGTGACTTGttaattgtgtatttaaaatttagtgcacataacattattttttttaattttggaatgTAGTTTGACTATTTCTCATACATATTGTGTATTATATAAACTTACGTCACAGAACTTCTATAGATGTATTTGTGATTGAGCTTTAAATTCTATCAAGATTAGATTTGAAAGCTTCTTGCCCTTCTGGTTCATTTTGCTTTTGCTGGATATTTGagaaattcattttcatttcctgTTGTATGTTCAAAACTAagcacaaatttaaaaaaaaaaaattgatattttatatataagtaaatttcttaaaattgaGAGTTAGGTGATTGGTAAACAATGGCAAAGCCAATAAAACCTCTCTTGGCAGGAAAACTTGGTTCCACCACGTGTACAACACCCATACAACCATATACAGTGGTGAATCCAATATTTTTGTTGAGAGGAGGCCTCCAAATAGGGATAGTTAAAACACCTCTTagtttgatttcaatttgaatagaaaatagttgatttgagtttaaatcaagTTCATCGAGCCAATATTAATGGTggattgagtttgatttaaataaaaaatgattcattttaatttagttaaagTTTGGATCGAATTTATGGCTTTATGACTCAAATTAGttattcaaattcatagctcattgataaaacgatatcgttttatttaaataataggcAAAACCACTTATTTGAGTCATGAATTCGAACCAAATTGAGTCACAAATTCGAATCACTAATTCAAGCTATGAATTCAAGATAAATCAAGCCATGAATCaagtcatgaattcaaaccacaaattcaagttataaatttgagttgaactcatGTTGAATTGAGTCAAACACCTTCTAACtttagtttaactcaatttaaaaaacgagtcaaatcttttaacttgaattcaaattaaacaaagtcaaaccaaattgaaccaaattaagCTAGCTTTCGAGACCGAATTAGTGCAGTTTGGGTTCAACCTTACCTTCATGGCTCTATCATGGTTTATTAATCAAgtaatgaaaacttaaaaaataaaaaacatcaaTCCTTGAGTAAAGGAGATaatgtaaaagaaatataaagagaacaaaaaaatcACATGAATCTaacaattgaattaaatcaaatataatcaaaagtgTTTATATCAATAACAATCCACAAAAAATATTCAGTAGAcaatttgtcaattaatttttgggtttataacttcaaattcaaatgttaAAGCAAAActtaatcatttaaattaaatatccacACGGTCTCACTatgtattgataaaataatcaagttagaataatatattttttaatattaattatttagtttaacatCGTGTTCCGATAGATTGAAACCTTATCTTTGGAAACAAAATCGTGAGTTATAATTGCCAAAATCAAGTTGAAGATTTGGAGAAAGAACTCCAGTTTCTAAAATTAGTTTTCTTAATTCTAACTGACATGGGCTTTGGGTTTTTATAC is part of the Mangifera indica cultivar Alphonso chromosome 13, CATAS_Mindica_2.1, whole genome shotgun sequence genome and harbors:
- the LOC123194923 gene encoding uncharacterized protein LOC123194923, with translation MTLELSEMDDYGINCSLPYKYGDGSTVFVTTKAKKLWDIFGIRSLLLLSLGAQTILTIFGNRRRYRFRYPTRFFLWLSYLTASPVVTLALGKLSGINGEAFDVKGNQLVRNEFFDQYLAYSAWFAPFLLLQIGSPNVISYSVEDNKLKFRQLIGLTIQVAISLWIFSKSLGYWGNILNILLYAAGIVKVAERLRALWSISITENVVIASFAKNDIRTEETTLESSSFSNYSHDLFLLVKAYQRFDRLKPYLENWIGHPSSVYLSSMRVEDCPPEDVFRITESELSFMYDVLYTKASISYSNKSLWGRIIFFLALALLLVILTIFWFVGSGFPGVDDIILLLCLLGVTVLEIYEMKEFLFSDWVVLQMRKQNRSTFISRSISRIAPKIPRKNHRWSHCIDQFNLPSYCLYEDTTKLGGLIRRIFKVKGYYKEYMKYCVKKHNPVPKELKKLILEQILEVRAQRGWQSFSKRGEEALERCNCLQDLEWSIQTDFDTPAKKQTNFGKAIIIWHIATTVCYYLDDGASESTLNHPLCKMSKVLSDYMMYLLGMILDMLSIVTGDLLFHGACAQVDEFFKSKQSKDEATLCGNLLVETYFQGIPNNNVFTSDWNVLLQVQKLAKILQERDEKWSIISSVWVEMLFYAAINCPWTLHAEQLRKGGELFTHIWLLLEHEKDQPHDLSLEL